Proteins encoded by one window of Drosophila melanogaster chromosome X:
- the OtopLa gene encoding Otopetrin-like a, isoform F, with the protein MQRCPYIHEMRERLLDQPRETLQLENMERANLLDNRQSASESNQLQGDGYHTSPAHQRTPLVPHDLGEDFNLDFDDDFPIDARRPKNAKTSLFIVTSLVYAILLIVVCIAYVISDVTTHRLPVLYYETFFTYLYGVSILFLLYVFCFLLQESSCCNGGNGGSKPKPQPKEKKSKKAKNADPADSKDAKGSKDSGKAAKGAAYQHTLAKFLEAPVDAEVAVTPKNVRKRKTTHSDLTHGSFFLRVGAIAFGLGAMIYIGLEFGSFFEIPFDSPCHHILIGVNPLLQMIFTFMQMYFIFMNARLNIHRFKVIARFGLMHVVATNICVWIRTLVKESLLEITIYHQKNEPEAGASSIAHSIRQHALRHAGTVLRTHAGPNSEFEVLDGEDILPKDVYKSDNVLSKLVRNTVDGISKSLGMGGDQALDSSTTSSSTTTTTRAPFTTPNYQWHSTTMARKLKKFITSATTAATTAAGSSSTASSTTTISPTISSTTIPSTTISSTTISSSTTFSPFSPSTTTTTTTTAAALNLETSGSESPFGGLQRILSSAAPPSLAPVDGFGSASAATPTSGSGAGSFVDSFLASTLSPASSTEGSASIMNNLFGQGPMENSFQTYTDLGHEEATGLVSFENLESLDNIYPAALSSNIGTLNSTACGRIDIMGTIVYDSAPYLYPFIIEYSLIGAVVLYVMWKHIGRYPGRMNDEDLEHRLEVMLSRRAVAMAQQARSGRVDCVGSSKGLFFGLLLLVGALICLILFFVLVRHQQFSLLAIYLADASHCILMAFAILAIIVGFIRVKNLKFRCEEQSNLNDILLRISAFGLFTYSVFSIIAGSLKVLESEPSLLVTTTGGVAVFQVILQLLFIADVSRRRVHLPEHDRSKPGRQIVTFLLICNVAMFAIYTFEAQKVFANPVSRYVRKRD; encoded by the exons CTGCAGGGCGATGGCTATCACACGAGTCCTGCCCACCAGCGTACTCCACTAGTGCCGCACGATCTCGGCGAGGACttcaatttggatttcgaCGACGACTTCCCGATCGATGCGCGCCGACCGAAAAATGCCAA GACATCGCTGTTCATCGTGACCAGTCTGGTGTACGCGATCCTTCTGATCGTCGTGTGCATTGCATACGTTATCAGCGATGTAACCACCCACCGACTGCCGGTTTTGTACTACGAGACATTCTTCACATATCTATACGGCGTCAGCATACTCTTCCTTCTCTACGTCTTCTGTTTCCTGCTGCAGG AGAGCTCTTGCTGCAATGGCGGCAATGGTGGCAGCAAACCGAAACCCCAGCCCAAGGAGAAGAAGTCGAAGAAAGCCAAAAATGCCGATCCGGCCGATTCGAAGGATGCGAAGGGCTCTAAGGACTCTGGCAAGGCAGCCAAGGGCGCCGCATATCAG CACACACTGGCCAAGTTTCTG GAAGCACCCGTGGACGCCGAGGTGGCCGTCACTCCAAAGAATGTGCGCAAGCGCAAGACAACCCATAGTGATCTGACGCACGGCAGCTTTTTCCTGCGAGTGGGAGCCATTG CTTTCGGTTTGGGCGCCATGATCTATATTGGCCTGGAGTTTGGATCGTTCTTTGAGATACCCTTCGATTCGCCGTGTCATCACATCCTGATCGGCGTAAATCCGCTGCTCCAGATGATCTTCACCTTCATGCAGATGTACTTTATATTCATGAATGCCCGG CTGAACATCCATCGCTTCAAGGTGATCGCTCGCTTTGGCCTGATGCATGTGGTGGCCACCAACATTTGCGTATGGATTCGCACCCTGGTTAAGGAATCGCTGCTGGAGATCACGATCTATCATCAGAAGAACGAGCCAGAGGCCGGCGCCTCGTCCATAGCCCACTCGATTCGTCAGCACGCCCTGCGGCATGCGGGCACCGTGCTGCGCACCCATGCGGGACCCAACAGCGAATTCGAGGTGCTCGACGGCGAGGACATTCTGCCCAAGGATGTGTACAAGAGCGACAATGTGCTATCCAAGCTGGTGCGCAATACCGTCGATGGTATTTCAAAGAGCCTGGGCATGGGCGGTGACCAGGCGCTAgacagcagcaccaccagcagcagcaccacaaCGACCACGCGAGCTCCGTTCACCACACCGAACTACCAATGGCACAGCACTACTATGGCCCGCAAGCTGAAGAAGTTTATCACCAGCGCCACCACCGCGGCCACAACGGCGgcgggcagcagcagcaccgccAGCAGTACCACCACCATTTCACCGACCATCAGTAGCACCACCATTCCGTCGACCACCATCAGTAGCACCACCATCTCATCGAGCACCACTTTCAGTCCATTTAGcccctccaccaccaccaccaccaccaccaccgctgCCGCCCTGAATCTCGAGACCAGCGGCAGTGAATCGCCCTTCGGCGGCCTGCAGCGCATCCTCTCTAGCGCTGCGCCGCCGAGCCTGGCGCCAGTCGATGGGTTCGGTTCCGCTtccgctgccacgcccacatccgGTTCCGGCGCCGGCTCATTTGTAGACTCCTTCCTGGCCAGCACACTAAGCCCGGCCAGCAGCACCGAGGGCTCGGCCAGCATTATGAACAACCTTTTCGGCCAGGGACCCATGGAGAATAGCTTCCAGACATACACCGATCTGGGCCACGAGGAGGCCACCGGTCTGGTGAGCTTCGAGAATCTAGAGAGTCTGGACAACATATACCCGGCGGCGCTGTCCTCCAATATCGGCACACTCAACTCCACCGCCTGCGGACGCATCGACATAATGGGCACCATTGTCTACGATTCGGCGCCCTACCTCTATCCGTTCATCATCGAGTATTCGCTGATCGGGGCGGTGGTGTTGTATGTCATGTGGAAGCACATCGGCCGCTATCCGGGCCGGATGAACGACGAGGATTTGGAGCATCGGCTGGAGGTGATGTTATCGCGGCGGGCGGTTGCCATGGCGCAGCAGGCGCGATCCGGACGCGTCGACTGCGTCGGCTCGTCGAAGGGCCTGTTCTTCGGGCTCCTGCTGCTGGTCGGGGCCCTCATCTGCCTGATACTCTTCTTCGTCTTGGTGCGCCATCAGCAGTTCTCGCTGTTGGCCATTTACCTCGCCGACGCCAGCCACTGCATCCTGATGGCGTTCGCCATTCTGGCCATTATTGTGGGATTCATCAG GGTCAAAAACCTGAAGTTCCGCTGCGAGGAGCAGTCCAATCTGAACGACATCTTGCTGCGCATCTCGGCCTTCGGCCTGTTCACCTACTCCGTGTTCAGCATTATCGCCGGTAGCCTGAAGGTCCTGGAGAGCGAGCCCAGCCTGCTGGTCACGACCACCGGTGGTGTGGCCGTCTTCCAGGTGatcctgcagctgctgttcATCGCGGACGTGTCCCGCCGTCGCGTCCACCTGCCGGAGCACGACCGGAGCAAGCCGGGCCGCCAGATCGTCACGTTCCTTCTCATCTGCAACGTGGCCATGTTCGCCATCTACACATTCGAAGCTCAAAAAGTATTCGCCAATCCTGTAAGTAGATATGTACGTAAGCGAGACTGA
- the OtopLa gene encoding Otopetrin-like a, isoform D — MQRCPYIHEMRERLLDQPRETLQLENMERANLLDNRQSASESNQLQGDGYHTSPAHQRTPLVPHDLGEDFNLDFDDDFPIDARRPKNANDIHPAVLTRPQQRTSLFIVTSLVYAILLIVVCIAYVISDVTTHRLPVLYYETFFTYLYGVSILFLLYVFCFLLQESSCCNGGNGGSKPKPQPKEKKSKKAKNADPADSKDAKGSKDSGKAAKGAAYQHTLAKFLEAPVDAEVAVTPKNVRKRKTTHSDLTHGSFFLRVGAIAFGLGAMIYIGLEFGSFFEIPFDSPCHHILIGVNPLLQMIFTFMQMYFIFMNARTRPPFQLNIHRFKVIARFGLMHVVATNICVWIRTLVKESLLEITIYHQKNEPEAGASSIAHSIRQHALRHAGTVLRTHAGPNSEFEVLDGEDILPKDVYKSDNVLSKLVRNTVDGISKSLGMGGDQALDSSTTSSSTTTTTRAPFTTPNYQWHSTTMARKLKKFITSATTAATTAAGSSSTASSTTTISPTISSTTIPSTTISSTTISSSTTFSPFSPSTTTTTTTTAAALNLETSGSESPFGGLQRILSSAAPPSLAPVDGFGSASAATPTSGSGAGSFVDSFLASTLSPASSTEGSASIMNNLFGQGPMENSFQTYTDLGHEEATGLVSFENLESLDNIYPAALSSNIGTLNSTACGRIDIMGTIVYDSAPYLYPFIIEYSLIGAVVLYVMWKHIGRYPGRMNDEDLEHRLEVMLSRRAVAMAQQARSGRVDCVGSSKGLFFGLLLLVGALICLILFFVLVRHQQFSLLAIYLADASHCILMAFAILAIIVGFIRVKNLKFRCEEQSNLNDILLRISAFGLFTYSVFSIIAGSLKVLESEPSLLVTTTGGVAVFQVILQLLFIADVSRRRVHLPEHDRSKPGRQIVTFLLICNVAMFAIYTFEAQKVFANPVSRYVQLEFYGFVPWSIIQRITLPLCIFHRFHSAVTLAEIWKTTYKARLE, encoded by the exons CTGCAGGGCGATGGCTATCACACGAGTCCTGCCCACCAGCGTACTCCACTAGTGCCGCACGATCTCGGCGAGGACttcaatttggatttcgaCGACGACTTCCCGATCGATGCGCGCCGACCGAAAAATGCCAA CGACATACATCCAGCGGTTCTCACGCGCCCACAGCAAAG GACATCGCTGTTCATCGTGACCAGTCTGGTGTACGCGATCCTTCTGATCGTCGTGTGCATTGCATACGTTATCAGCGATGTAACCACCCACCGACTGCCGGTTTTGTACTACGAGACATTCTTCACATATCTATACGGCGTCAGCATACTCTTCCTTCTCTACGTCTTCTGTTTCCTGCTGCAGG AGAGCTCTTGCTGCAATGGCGGCAATGGTGGCAGCAAACCGAAACCCCAGCCCAAGGAGAAGAAGTCGAAGAAAGCCAAAAATGCCGATCCGGCCGATTCGAAGGATGCGAAGGGCTCTAAGGACTCTGGCAAGGCAGCCAAGGGCGCCGCATATCAG CACACACTGGCCAAGTTTCTG GAAGCACCCGTGGACGCCGAGGTGGCCGTCACTCCAAAGAATGTGCGCAAGCGCAAGACAACCCATAGTGATCTGACGCACGGCAGCTTTTTCCTGCGAGTGGGAGCCATTG CTTTCGGTTTGGGCGCCATGATCTATATTGGCCTGGAGTTTGGATCGTTCTTTGAGATACCCTTCGATTCGCCGTGTCATCACATCCTGATCGGCGTAAATCCGCTGCTCCAGATGATCTTCACCTTCATGCAGATGTACTTTATATTCATGAATGCCCGG ACTAGGCCGCCATTTCAG CTGAACATCCATCGCTTCAAGGTGATCGCTCGCTTTGGCCTGATGCATGTGGTGGCCACCAACATTTGCGTATGGATTCGCACCCTGGTTAAGGAATCGCTGCTGGAGATCACGATCTATCATCAGAAGAACGAGCCAGAGGCCGGCGCCTCGTCCATAGCCCACTCGATTCGTCAGCACGCCCTGCGGCATGCGGGCACCGTGCTGCGCACCCATGCGGGACCCAACAGCGAATTCGAGGTGCTCGACGGCGAGGACATTCTGCCCAAGGATGTGTACAAGAGCGACAATGTGCTATCCAAGCTGGTGCGCAATACCGTCGATGGTATTTCAAAGAGCCTGGGCATGGGCGGTGACCAGGCGCTAgacagcagcaccaccagcagcagcaccacaaCGACCACGCGAGCTCCGTTCACCACACCGAACTACCAATGGCACAGCACTACTATGGCCCGCAAGCTGAAGAAGTTTATCACCAGCGCCACCACCGCGGCCACAACGGCGgcgggcagcagcagcaccgccAGCAGTACCACCACCATTTCACCGACCATCAGTAGCACCACCATTCCGTCGACCACCATCAGTAGCACCACCATCTCATCGAGCACCACTTTCAGTCCATTTAGcccctccaccaccaccaccaccaccaccaccgctgCCGCCCTGAATCTCGAGACCAGCGGCAGTGAATCGCCCTTCGGCGGCCTGCAGCGCATCCTCTCTAGCGCTGCGCCGCCGAGCCTGGCGCCAGTCGATGGGTTCGGTTCCGCTtccgctgccacgcccacatccgGTTCCGGCGCCGGCTCATTTGTAGACTCCTTCCTGGCCAGCACACTAAGCCCGGCCAGCAGCACCGAGGGCTCGGCCAGCATTATGAACAACCTTTTCGGCCAGGGACCCATGGAGAATAGCTTCCAGACATACACCGATCTGGGCCACGAGGAGGCCACCGGTCTGGTGAGCTTCGAGAATCTAGAGAGTCTGGACAACATATACCCGGCGGCGCTGTCCTCCAATATCGGCACACTCAACTCCACCGCCTGCGGACGCATCGACATAATGGGCACCATTGTCTACGATTCGGCGCCCTACCTCTATCCGTTCATCATCGAGTATTCGCTGATCGGGGCGGTGGTGTTGTATGTCATGTGGAAGCACATCGGCCGCTATCCGGGCCGGATGAACGACGAGGATTTGGAGCATCGGCTGGAGGTGATGTTATCGCGGCGGGCGGTTGCCATGGCGCAGCAGGCGCGATCCGGACGCGTCGACTGCGTCGGCTCGTCGAAGGGCCTGTTCTTCGGGCTCCTGCTGCTGGTCGGGGCCCTCATCTGCCTGATACTCTTCTTCGTCTTGGTGCGCCATCAGCAGTTCTCGCTGTTGGCCATTTACCTCGCCGACGCCAGCCACTGCATCCTGATGGCGTTCGCCATTCTGGCCATTATTGTGGGATTCATCAG GGTCAAAAACCTGAAGTTCCGCTGCGAGGAGCAGTCCAATCTGAACGACATCTTGCTGCGCATCTCGGCCTTCGGCCTGTTCACCTACTCCGTGTTCAGCATTATCGCCGGTAGCCTGAAGGTCCTGGAGAGCGAGCCCAGCCTGCTGGTCACGACCACCGGTGGTGTGGCCGTCTTCCAGGTGatcctgcagctgctgttcATCGCGGACGTGTCCCGCCGTCGCGTCCACCTGCCGGAGCACGACCGGAGCAAGCCGGGCCGCCAGATCGTCACGTTCCTTCTCATCTGCAACGTGGCCATGTTCGCCATCTACACATTCGAAGCTCAAAAAGTATTCGCCAATCCTGTAAGTAGATAT
- the OtopLa gene encoding Otopetrin-like a, isoform E produces the protein MQRCPYIHEMRERLLDQPRETLQLENMERANLLDNRQSASESNQLQGDGYHTSPAHQRTPLVPHDLGEDFNLDFDDDFPIDARRPKNAKHPGDYSVNELDARHIALHFRWTSLFIVTSLVYAILLIVVCIAYVISDVTTHRLPVLYYETFFTYLYGVSILFLLYVFCFLLQESSCCNGGNGGSKPKPQPKEKKSKKAKNADPADSKDAKGSKDSGKAAKGAAYQHTLAKFLEAPVDAEVAVTPKNVRKRKTTHSDLTHGSFFLRVGAIAFGLGAMIYIGLEFGSFFEIPFDSPCHHILIGVNPLLQMIFTFMQMYFIFMNARLNIHRFKVIARFGLMHVVATNICVWIRTLVKESLLEITIYHQKNEPEAGASSIAHSIRQHALRHAGTVLRTHAGPNSEFEVLDGEDILPKDVYKSDNVLSKLVRNTVDGISKSLGMGGDQALDSSTTSSSTTTTTRAPFTTPNYQWHSTTMARKLKKFITSATTAATTAAGSSSTASSTTTISPTISSTTIPSTTISSTTISSSTTFSPFSPSTTTTTTTTAAALNLETSGSESPFGGLQRILSSAAPPSLAPVDGFGSASAATPTSGSGAGSFVDSFLASTLSPASSTEGSASIMNNLFGQGPMENSFQTYTDLGHEEATGLVSFENLESLDNIYPAALSSNIGTLNSTACGRIDIMGTIVYDSAPYLYPFIIEYSLIGAVVLYVMWKHIGRYPGRMNDEDLEHRLEVMLSRRAVAMAQQARSGRVDCVGSSKGLFFGLLLLVGALICLILFFVLVRHQQFSLLAIYLADASHCILMAFAILAIIVGFIRVKNLKFRCEEQSNLNDILLRISAFGLFTYSVFSIIAGSLKVLESEPSLLVTTTGGVAVFQVILQLLFIADVSRRRVHLPEHDRSKPGRQIVTFLLICNVAMFAIYTFEAQKVFANPVSRYVQLEFYGFVPWSIIQRITLPLCIFHRFHSAVTLAEIWKTTYKARLE, from the exons CTGCAGGGCGATGGCTATCACACGAGTCCTGCCCACCAGCGTACTCCACTAGTGCCGCACGATCTCGGCGAGGACttcaatttggatttcgaCGACGACTTCCCGATCGATGCGCGCCGACCGAAAAATGCCAA gcATCCAGGGGATTATAGTGTCAATGAACTGGACGCAAGGCACATTGCCTTACATTTCCGATG GACATCGCTGTTCATCGTGACCAGTCTGGTGTACGCGATCCTTCTGATCGTCGTGTGCATTGCATACGTTATCAGCGATGTAACCACCCACCGACTGCCGGTTTTGTACTACGAGACATTCTTCACATATCTATACGGCGTCAGCATACTCTTCCTTCTCTACGTCTTCTGTTTCCTGCTGCAGG AGAGCTCTTGCTGCAATGGCGGCAATGGTGGCAGCAAACCGAAACCCCAGCCCAAGGAGAAGAAGTCGAAGAAAGCCAAAAATGCCGATCCGGCCGATTCGAAGGATGCGAAGGGCTCTAAGGACTCTGGCAAGGCAGCCAAGGGCGCCGCATATCAG CACACACTGGCCAAGTTTCTG GAAGCACCCGTGGACGCCGAGGTGGCCGTCACTCCAAAGAATGTGCGCAAGCGCAAGACAACCCATAGTGATCTGACGCACGGCAGCTTTTTCCTGCGAGTGGGAGCCATTG CTTTCGGTTTGGGCGCCATGATCTATATTGGCCTGGAGTTTGGATCGTTCTTTGAGATACCCTTCGATTCGCCGTGTCATCACATCCTGATCGGCGTAAATCCGCTGCTCCAGATGATCTTCACCTTCATGCAGATGTACTTTATATTCATGAATGCCCGG CTGAACATCCATCGCTTCAAGGTGATCGCTCGCTTTGGCCTGATGCATGTGGTGGCCACCAACATTTGCGTATGGATTCGCACCCTGGTTAAGGAATCGCTGCTGGAGATCACGATCTATCATCAGAAGAACGAGCCAGAGGCCGGCGCCTCGTCCATAGCCCACTCGATTCGTCAGCACGCCCTGCGGCATGCGGGCACCGTGCTGCGCACCCATGCGGGACCCAACAGCGAATTCGAGGTGCTCGACGGCGAGGACATTCTGCCCAAGGATGTGTACAAGAGCGACAATGTGCTATCCAAGCTGGTGCGCAATACCGTCGATGGTATTTCAAAGAGCCTGGGCATGGGCGGTGACCAGGCGCTAgacagcagcaccaccagcagcagcaccacaaCGACCACGCGAGCTCCGTTCACCACACCGAACTACCAATGGCACAGCACTACTATGGCCCGCAAGCTGAAGAAGTTTATCACCAGCGCCACCACCGCGGCCACAACGGCGgcgggcagcagcagcaccgccAGCAGTACCACCACCATTTCACCGACCATCAGTAGCACCACCATTCCGTCGACCACCATCAGTAGCACCACCATCTCATCGAGCACCACTTTCAGTCCATTTAGcccctccaccaccaccaccaccaccaccaccgctgCCGCCCTGAATCTCGAGACCAGCGGCAGTGAATCGCCCTTCGGCGGCCTGCAGCGCATCCTCTCTAGCGCTGCGCCGCCGAGCCTGGCGCCAGTCGATGGGTTCGGTTCCGCTtccgctgccacgcccacatccgGTTCCGGCGCCGGCTCATTTGTAGACTCCTTCCTGGCCAGCACACTAAGCCCGGCCAGCAGCACCGAGGGCTCGGCCAGCATTATGAACAACCTTTTCGGCCAGGGACCCATGGAGAATAGCTTCCAGACATACACCGATCTGGGCCACGAGGAGGCCACCGGTCTGGTGAGCTTCGAGAATCTAGAGAGTCTGGACAACATATACCCGGCGGCGCTGTCCTCCAATATCGGCACACTCAACTCCACCGCCTGCGGACGCATCGACATAATGGGCACCATTGTCTACGATTCGGCGCCCTACCTCTATCCGTTCATCATCGAGTATTCGCTGATCGGGGCGGTGGTGTTGTATGTCATGTGGAAGCACATCGGCCGCTATCCGGGCCGGATGAACGACGAGGATTTGGAGCATCGGCTGGAGGTGATGTTATCGCGGCGGGCGGTTGCCATGGCGCAGCAGGCGCGATCCGGACGCGTCGACTGCGTCGGCTCGTCGAAGGGCCTGTTCTTCGGGCTCCTGCTGCTGGTCGGGGCCCTCATCTGCCTGATACTCTTCTTCGTCTTGGTGCGCCATCAGCAGTTCTCGCTGTTGGCCATTTACCTCGCCGACGCCAGCCACTGCATCCTGATGGCGTTCGCCATTCTGGCCATTATTGTGGGATTCATCAG GGTCAAAAACCTGAAGTTCCGCTGCGAGGAGCAGTCCAATCTGAACGACATCTTGCTGCGCATCTCGGCCTTCGGCCTGTTCACCTACTCCGTGTTCAGCATTATCGCCGGTAGCCTGAAGGTCCTGGAGAGCGAGCCCAGCCTGCTGGTCACGACCACCGGTGGTGTGGCCGTCTTCCAGGTGatcctgcagctgctgttcATCGCGGACGTGTCCCGCCGTCGCGTCCACCTGCCGGAGCACGACCGGAGCAAGCCGGGCCGCCAGATCGTCACGTTCCTTCTCATCTGCAACGTGGCCATGTTCGCCATCTACACATTCGAAGCTCAAAAAGTATTCGCCAATCCTGTAAGTAGATAT
- the OtopLa gene encoding Otopetrin-like a, isoform G — protein sequence MQRCPYIHEMRERLLDQPRETLQLENMERANLLDNRQSASESNQLQGDGYHTSPAHQRTPLVPHDLGEDFNLDFDDDFPIDARRPKNAKTSLFIVTSLVYAILLIVVCIAYVISDVTTHRLPVLYYETFFTYLYGVSILFLLYVFCFLLQESSCCNGGNGGSKPKPQPKEKKSKKAKNADPADSKDAKGSKDSGKAAKGAAYQHTLAKFLEAPVDAEVAVTPKNVRKRKTTHSDLTHGSFFLRVGAIAFGLGAMIYIGLEFGSFFEIPFDSPCHHILIGVNPLLQMIFTFMQMYFIFMNARLNIHRFKVIARFGLMHVVATNICVWIRTLVKESLLEITIYHQKNEPEAGASSIAHSIRQHALRHAGTVLRTHAGPNSEFEVLDGEDILPKDVYKSDNVLSKLVRNTVDGISKSLGMGGDQALDSSTTSSSTTTTTRAPFTTPNYQWHSTTMARKLKKFITSATTAATTAAGSSSTASSTTTISPTISSTTIPSTTISSTTISSSTTFSPFSPSTTTTTTTTAAALNLETSGSESPFGGLQRILSSAAPPSLAPVDGFGSASAATPTSGSGAGSFVDSFLASTLSPASSTEGSASIMNNLFGQGPMENSFQTYTDLGHEEATGLVSFENLESLDNIYPAALSSNIGTLNSTACGRIDIMGTIVYDSAPYLYPFIIEYSLIGAVVLYVMWKHIGRYPGRMNDEDLEHRLEVMLSRRAVAMAQQARSGRVDCVGSSKGLFFGLLLLVGALICLILFFVLVRHQQFSLLAIYLADASHCILMAFAILAIIVGFIRVKNLKFRCEEQSNLNDILLRISAFGLFTYSVFSIIAGSLKVLESEPSLLVTTTGGVAVFQVILQLLFIADVSRRRVHLPEHDRSKPGRQIVTFLLICNVAMFAIYTFEAQKVFANPVSRYVQLEFYGFVPWSIIQRITLPLCIFHRFHSAVTLAEIWKTTYKARLE from the exons CTGCAGGGCGATGGCTATCACACGAGTCCTGCCCACCAGCGTACTCCACTAGTGCCGCACGATCTCGGCGAGGACttcaatttggatttcgaCGACGACTTCCCGATCGATGCGCGCCGACCGAAAAATGCCAA GACATCGCTGTTCATCGTGACCAGTCTGGTGTACGCGATCCTTCTGATCGTCGTGTGCATTGCATACGTTATCAGCGATGTAACCACCCACCGACTGCCGGTTTTGTACTACGAGACATTCTTCACATATCTATACGGCGTCAGCATACTCTTCCTTCTCTACGTCTTCTGTTTCCTGCTGCAGG AGAGCTCTTGCTGCAATGGCGGCAATGGTGGCAGCAAACCGAAACCCCAGCCCAAGGAGAAGAAGTCGAAGAAAGCCAAAAATGCCGATCCGGCCGATTCGAAGGATGCGAAGGGCTCTAAGGACTCTGGCAAGGCAGCCAAGGGCGCCGCATATCAG CACACACTGGCCAAGTTTCTG GAAGCACCCGTGGACGCCGAGGTGGCCGTCACTCCAAAGAATGTGCGCAAGCGCAAGACAACCCATAGTGATCTGACGCACGGCAGCTTTTTCCTGCGAGTGGGAGCCATTG CTTTCGGTTTGGGCGCCATGATCTATATTGGCCTGGAGTTTGGATCGTTCTTTGAGATACCCTTCGATTCGCCGTGTCATCACATCCTGATCGGCGTAAATCCGCTGCTCCAGATGATCTTCACCTTCATGCAGATGTACTTTATATTCATGAATGCCCGG CTGAACATCCATCGCTTCAAGGTGATCGCTCGCTTTGGCCTGATGCATGTGGTGGCCACCAACATTTGCGTATGGATTCGCACCCTGGTTAAGGAATCGCTGCTGGAGATCACGATCTATCATCAGAAGAACGAGCCAGAGGCCGGCGCCTCGTCCATAGCCCACTCGATTCGTCAGCACGCCCTGCGGCATGCGGGCACCGTGCTGCGCACCCATGCGGGACCCAACAGCGAATTCGAGGTGCTCGACGGCGAGGACATTCTGCCCAAGGATGTGTACAAGAGCGACAATGTGCTATCCAAGCTGGTGCGCAATACCGTCGATGGTATTTCAAAGAGCCTGGGCATGGGCGGTGACCAGGCGCTAgacagcagcaccaccagcagcagcaccacaaCGACCACGCGAGCTCCGTTCACCACACCGAACTACCAATGGCACAGCACTACTATGGCCCGCAAGCTGAAGAAGTTTATCACCAGCGCCACCACCGCGGCCACAACGGCGgcgggcagcagcagcaccgccAGCAGTACCACCACCATTTCACCGACCATCAGTAGCACCACCATTCCGTCGACCACCATCAGTAGCACCACCATCTCATCGAGCACCACTTTCAGTCCATTTAGcccctccaccaccaccaccaccaccaccaccgctgCCGCCCTGAATCTCGAGACCAGCGGCAGTGAATCGCCCTTCGGCGGCCTGCAGCGCATCCTCTCTAGCGCTGCGCCGCCGAGCCTGGCGCCAGTCGATGGGTTCGGTTCCGCTtccgctgccacgcccacatccgGTTCCGGCGCCGGCTCATTTGTAGACTCCTTCCTGGCCAGCACACTAAGCCCGGCCAGCAGCACCGAGGGCTCGGCCAGCATTATGAACAACCTTTTCGGCCAGGGACCCATGGAGAATAGCTTCCAGACATACACCGATCTGGGCCACGAGGAGGCCACCGGTCTGGTGAGCTTCGAGAATCTAGAGAGTCTGGACAACATATACCCGGCGGCGCTGTCCTCCAATATCGGCACACTCAACTCCACCGCCTGCGGACGCATCGACATAATGGGCACCATTGTCTACGATTCGGCGCCCTACCTCTATCCGTTCATCATCGAGTATTCGCTGATCGGGGCGGTGGTGTTGTATGTCATGTGGAAGCACATCGGCCGCTATCCGGGCCGGATGAACGACGAGGATTTGGAGCATCGGCTGGAGGTGATGTTATCGCGGCGGGCGGTTGCCATGGCGCAGCAGGCGCGATCCGGACGCGTCGACTGCGTCGGCTCGTCGAAGGGCCTGTTCTTCGGGCTCCTGCTGCTGGTCGGGGCCCTCATCTGCCTGATACTCTTCTTCGTCTTGGTGCGCCATCAGCAGTTCTCGCTGTTGGCCATTTACCTCGCCGACGCCAGCCACTGCATCCTGATGGCGTTCGCCATTCTGGCCATTATTGTGGGATTCATCAG GGTCAAAAACCTGAAGTTCCGCTGCGAGGAGCAGTCCAATCTGAACGACATCTTGCTGCGCATCTCGGCCTTCGGCCTGTTCACCTACTCCGTGTTCAGCATTATCGCCGGTAGCCTGAAGGTCCTGGAGAGCGAGCCCAGCCTGCTGGTCACGACCACCGGTGGTGTGGCCGTCTTCCAGGTGatcctgcagctgctgttcATCGCGGACGTGTCCCGCCGTCGCGTCCACCTGCCGGAGCACGACCGGAGCAAGCCGGGCCGCCAGATCGTCACGTTCCTTCTCATCTGCAACGTGGCCATGTTCGCCATCTACACATTCGAAGCTCAAAAAGTATTCGCCAATCCTGTAAGTAGATAT